The Rhizobium sp. SL42 genome includes a region encoding these proteins:
- a CDS encoding DUF736 domain-containing protein, whose product MATIGTFTSTETGFTGSIRTLALNVKARIARVENPSDKGPQFRIYAGAVELGAAWQKRSTESDRDYLSVKLDDPSFPAPIYATLTEVEGEDGYQLIWSRQNRD is encoded by the coding sequence ATGGCGACCATCGGCACTTTCACCTCCACGGAAACCGGCTTCACAGGCTCGATCCGCACCCTCGCCCTCAACGTCAAGGCACGCATCGCCCGCGTCGAGAACCCCTCCGACAAGGGCCCGCAGTTCCGCATCTACGCCGGCGCAGTTGAGCTGGGCGCCGCCTGGCAGAAGCGCTCCACCGAGAGCGACCGCGACTACCTCTCGGTCAAGCTGGACGACCCGAGCTTCCCGGCTCCGATCTACGCAACTCTGACCGAAGTCGAAGGCGAGGATGGCTACCAGCTGATCTGGTCCCGCCAGAACCGGGACTGA
- a CDS encoding Fic family protein: MGHWMPALDLSTLRITPEILSLIAEIDEFKGAWRALGRIAPDRLSSLRRVATIESIGSSTRIEGAKLSDREVERLLVNLRIGSFSSRDEQEVAGYAEVMETIFSAFDAIPLNENHIRQLHRDLLAHSTKDERHRGDWKTLSNNVEAFDENGVSLGVVFATASPFDTPRRMAELVAWQQTQEMDGTFHPLLIVAVFVVVFLEIHPFQDGNGRLSRALTTLLLLRAGYAYVPYSSLESIVEQNKEAYYLALRRTQGTIRTDRQDWNPWVEFFLRSLQRQKQRLERKMERERILLGDMPELSVSILELARERGRVTVMDAAKATGASRNTVKDHLRALTDEGHLILHGAGRGTWYGLS; this comes from the coding sequence ATGGGACATTGGATGCCGGCTCTCGACCTCTCGACATTGCGGATCACACCCGAGATCCTGTCACTCATCGCAGAGATCGACGAGTTTAAGGGCGCGTGGCGGGCCCTTGGCCGCATTGCGCCCGACCGCCTGTCGAGCCTGCGCCGGGTTGCGACGATCGAAAGCATCGGATCGTCGACCCGCATCGAGGGTGCCAAGCTAAGTGACCGCGAGGTCGAGCGGCTGCTCGTCAACCTGCGGATCGGCTCTTTCTCGAGCCGCGACGAACAGGAAGTCGCAGGCTATGCCGAGGTGATGGAGACGATCTTCTCCGCCTTCGACGCGATCCCTCTCAACGAAAATCACATACGCCAGCTTCATCGGGATCTGCTCGCCCACTCGACCAAGGACGAGCGACACCGGGGCGACTGGAAGACCCTTTCCAACAATGTCGAGGCATTCGACGAGAACGGTGTGAGCCTTGGCGTCGTCTTTGCGACAGCCTCTCCATTCGATACGCCGCGTCGCATGGCGGAGCTGGTGGCCTGGCAGCAGACACAGGAAATGGATGGCACGTTCCACCCTCTCTTGATCGTCGCCGTCTTCGTCGTGGTCTTTCTGGAGATCCATCCGTTCCAGGATGGCAATGGCCGCCTGTCACGGGCGCTGACAACCCTGCTGCTCCTTCGCGCCGGCTATGCCTATGTGCCCTACAGTTCGCTCGAAAGCATCGTCGAGCAGAACAAGGAAGCCTACTATCTGGCACTTCGCCGCACACAAGGGACGATCCGCACGGATCGACAGGACTGGAATCCCTGGGTTGAGTTTTTCCTGCGAAGCCTGCAGCGACAGAAGCAGCGCCTCGAGCGGAAGATGGAACGTGAGCGCATCCTGCTCGGCGATATGCCGGAGTTGTCGGTCTCTATCCTGGAACTGGCGCGAGAGCGTGGGCGCGTGACCGTGATGGACGCGGCCAAGGCCACGGGTGCAAGCCGGAATACCGTTAAGGATCATCTGCGCGCGTTGACCGATGAGGGACACCTGATACTGCACGGAGCAGGTCGCGGAACCTGGTACGGTCTGAGCTGA
- a CDS encoding metallophosphoesterase family protein translates to MPTGLYRIAVIADIHSNIAALDAVLSDVAERNCDMIVNLGDIVSGPLYPRETAARLMPLGLPTVSGNHERQLLSLPRSELGLSDAFARDTLSAEQMAWIGGMPEQLMLSHGVFLFHGTPASDLEYLLETVEPDGRRVATTSEVEGRLSGVDAAVVLCGHTHLAREMRLADGRLVVNPGSVGLPAYEEAHPYLHRNEAGAPHARYAIVEKQSGYWRTEFLSIAYDWENEALLAEKRERFDWARALRTGCA, encoded by the coding sequence ATGCCGACCGGTCTATATAGAATCGCCGTCATCGCGGACATTCACAGCAACATTGCCGCTCTCGATGCTGTCTTGTCGGATGTTGCCGAGCGGAATTGCGACATGATCGTCAATCTGGGGGATATCGTTTCCGGACCGCTCTATCCGCGCGAAACGGCCGCTCGGCTCATGCCGCTTGGCCTTCCTACCGTGAGCGGTAACCATGAACGCCAACTCTTGTCACTTCCCAGATCGGAGCTGGGCCTGTCGGATGCGTTTGCCAGGGATACGCTATCCGCCGAACAGATGGCGTGGATCGGGGGTATGCCCGAGCAGCTGATGCTCAGCCATGGAGTTTTCCTGTTTCATGGAACGCCTGCAAGCGATCTTGAATATCTCCTGGAAACCGTCGAGCCGGATGGCCGTCGTGTGGCCACGACCTCGGAAGTTGAAGGTAGGCTCTCGGGCGTCGATGCAGCGGTCGTCTTGTGCGGGCATACGCATCTCGCGCGTGAAATGCGCCTTGCCGATGGGCGTCTCGTCGTCAACCCAGGGAGTGTTGGCCTGCCGGCCTATGAAGAGGCTCATCCTTATCTGCATCGCAATGAAGCCGGGGCGCCGCATGCCCGATATGCAATCGTCGAAAAACAATCTGGCTATTGGCGTACTGAGTTTCTGTCCATTGCCTATGACTGGGAAAATGAGGCCCTTCTTGCCGAGAAGCGAGAACGCTTCGATTGGGCACGTGCGCTTCGAACTGGCTGCGCATGA
- a CDS encoding alpha/beta fold hydrolase, which translates to MTTFVMIHAAFHGDWVWSRVSDHLIKMGHKAVTPSFASCRAGNGATLSSHVAELLGLLSHLTQTQVVLVAQSYGGLVATAAAARVRSQVAALIYIDAVLPEHGKSMLETIPVEFANTYRARRSLDGGLPVILPARGHTPELRNAGDRSFVAGHISPQPFASFDEPADLLTRDDALAGIPRHYLHCSAHSIDPSASLYTDFARRAATGRGWFHRNLPLGFYGVLSSPGSMAEAIVEATHGVSGGLSSHCLRRVLDAVEERDGSPISLAELANIAGLSAWHFARCFKQSMGVPPHTYLLTRRIEKAARLLQRGDLMLGDVARLSGFSSASRFATVFRQVVGMAPRTFRNLQTP; encoded by the coding sequence ATGACCACATTCGTCATGATCCACGCAGCGTTCCATGGCGATTGGGTTTGGAGCCGTGTGTCGGATCACCTCATCAAGATGGGCCACAAGGCAGTCACTCCCTCCTTCGCCTCCTGTCGGGCGGGGAATGGTGCAACTTTGTCGTCTCATGTGGCCGAGCTTCTTGGTCTGCTTTCGCACTTGACGCAAACCCAGGTAGTCCTTGTCGCACAGAGCTACGGCGGCCTTGTTGCGACTGCCGCGGCTGCACGGGTACGTTCTCAAGTGGCAGCACTGATCTATATTGATGCCGTTCTCCCCGAGCATGGAAAATCGATGCTCGAAACGATTCCTGTGGAGTTCGCCAATACGTATCGCGCCCGCCGATCCTTGGACGGCGGCCTGCCTGTTATCCTGCCCGCTCGTGGGCATACACCGGAACTGCGGAATGCTGGCGACCGTTCATTCGTGGCGGGCCATATATCACCGCAGCCGTTTGCGAGCTTCGACGAACCTGCCGACCTTTTGACGCGAGACGATGCGCTGGCAGGCATTCCGCGCCATTATCTCCACTGCTCGGCACACTCGATTGACCCATCGGCGTCCCTGTATACGGACTTTGCACGCCGGGCGGCGACTGGTCGAGGCTGGTTCCACCGCAACCTGCCCTTGGGATTCTATGGCGTGCTGAGCTCACCCGGCAGTATGGCTGAAGCCATTGTCGAAGCCACCCACGGTGTTAGCGGCGGGTTGTCGAGCCACTGTCTGCGGCGCGTTCTGGATGCTGTGGAAGAGAGGGATGGAAGCCCGATCTCGTTGGCGGAACTCGCGAACATCGCCGGATTGAGCGCTTGGCATTTTGCGCGTTGCTTCAAACAAAGCATGGGTGTTCCGCCCCACACCTATCTGCTAACGCGGCGGATAGAAAAAGCGGCCCGCCTGCTTCAGCGAGGGGATCTGATGCTGGGCGATGTCGCACGCCTAAGCGGGTTCAGTAGCGCCAGCCGATTTGCGACAGTTTTCCGCCAAGTGGTAGGGATGGCCCCGCGTACCTTTCGCAATCTGCAAACACCTTGA
- a CDS encoding site-specific integrase produces MPNSSDHLITELRTELTRQQYSRAVVDNYCAYARGFLDYLLRQNTPVADVSEVQVAQYLRDAIALFQERHGRSPGPYWHSIPRSGIHALLRLAQGQWPPTPIATCATDALRLAICEEYETWLREERGLAVASIDALMWEGRNFLAWQLNRHGIDSLMTMTVGDIDGYMDTRSPHQTRKSIKDVAERLRSMLRYLHRTGRTAIDLSPHVVAPLLYAYEGVPSILTPDQIAAVLQTSGTDKTPAGLRDHAILQLLATHGLRSGEIFNLRAKDIDWRAETIRIRHTKTHATSYLPLMVPVGEAVLAYLQTGRPMTDAREIFIRTRAPYRKLSMLANIVQRRLKDAGVKPAGKNGSHIFRHARAVEMLRAAVPQKVIGDLLGHRSAESTAPYLKLATEDLRAIALDVPGKEVRS; encoded by the coding sequence ATGCCGAATAGCAGTGACCACCTGATCACAGAACTCAGGACCGAACTAACCCGCCAGCAGTACAGCCGGGCGGTCGTCGACAATTATTGTGCCTATGCGCGCGGATTCCTTGACTACCTTTTACGCCAGAATACCCCGGTTGCGGATGTGAGCGAAGTGCAGGTCGCGCAATACCTGCGTGACGCTATCGCGCTGTTCCAGGAACGCCATGGTCGATCTCCGGGGCCATACTGGCACTCGATCCCTCGCTCGGGAATCCATGCATTGCTGCGGCTCGCACAGGGGCAATGGCCACCCACGCCGATAGCGACCTGCGCTACTGACGCACTACGCTTGGCCATCTGCGAGGAGTACGAGACCTGGCTGCGCGAGGAACGAGGTCTTGCTGTGGCCAGCATCGACGCGTTGATGTGGGAGGGTCGAAACTTCCTGGCCTGGCAGCTCAATCGGCATGGCATCGATAGTCTTATGACAATGACCGTGGGCGACATCGATGGCTATATGGACACACGCAGCCCTCACCAAACGCGCAAGTCCATAAAGGATGTGGCGGAGCGCCTTCGTTCGATGCTGCGCTATCTCCATCGGACGGGTCGCACTGCAATCGACTTGTCGCCGCACGTCGTCGCCCCCTTGCTCTATGCTTATGAGGGGGTGCCTTCGATCCTTACGCCAGACCAGATCGCCGCGGTTCTACAGACCTCGGGCACGGACAAGACGCCCGCGGGGTTACGGGACCACGCAATTCTGCAATTGCTTGCCACCCACGGCCTCAGGTCCGGCGAAATCTTTAACCTTCGGGCCAAGGATATCGACTGGCGGGCGGAAACGATCCGCATCCGGCACACCAAGACTCACGCCACCTCATATCTGCCGTTGATGGTGCCAGTCGGCGAAGCGGTGCTCGCCTATTTGCAGACGGGGCGGCCTATGACCGATGCCCGAGAAATCTTCATCCGTACACGAGCGCCCTATCGCAAACTCAGCATGCTCGCCAACATAGTGCAGCGACGACTTAAAGATGCCGGGGTCAAACCGGCTGGCAAGAACGGCTCTCATATCTTCCGCCACGCACGTGCAGTCGAAATGCTGCGCGCCGCTGTGCCCCAGAAAGTGATCGGCGACCTGCTCGGGCATCGTTCTGCCGAGTCTACGGCCCCTTATCTCAAGCTTGCCACCGAAGATCTCCGTGCCATCGCGCTCGATGTGCCGGGAAAGGAGGTGCGGTCATGA
- a CDS encoding HAMP domain-containing methyl-accepting chemotaxis protein, producing MKLSSFSLKASLTGAFSLLLLLLSGQGLFALSSIDGVYGEVQTLASKWVPSVDIANKINITMADLRGSQTRLLLASDASAVEKTEHAIGEDTAALRERMSTYEALVSAPEERTTYEAFKKKVDVYLKLNERVVAHFKAGQREEAGKLVLGDVRNAYLVMEDLIQHLVRINTAGTERSLDDSSGDYATARIAAFALLGIACVVGLGAMAFAIVGVSRPINRTTDVMRMLADGDLSVEIPFTDRTNEIGEMARAVEVFKQNGIKVRELDAAGTAKRLKVTEMQESLDAVIAAAAMGDFSRRASEDFGYPDLNRIIVGLNRLVASVDRGVAETRRVVSALAEGDLTESMRGEFQGAFGELKGSVNTTMANLRSVLGEVRSAIDTINGGAGEMRTASGDLSKRTEQQAASLEETSSALEEITVAVKSSTELATEASHMVDEARRSTEQSSAVVKDAVSAMGRIEQASGEIGRIINVIDEIAFQTNLLALNAGVEAARAGDAGKGFAVVAQEVRELAQRSAGAAKDIKALVSRSSGEVQSGVKLVMATGEALTLIQSHVIKINEHVHSIATAAKEQSTGLSEVSTAVNQMDQVTQQNAAMVEESTAATNRLAEEASGLARLIARFKLDGSASAPRTVVADSRPVPSPARALGRKLAGAFGGKGATAAAIDSWEEF from the coding sequence ATGAAACTATCATCCTTTTCACTCAAAGCGTCCCTGACCGGTGCATTCTCGCTGCTGCTCCTCCTGCTCTCCGGCCAGGGCCTTTTCGCGCTTTCGTCGATAGACGGCGTTTACGGCGAGGTTCAGACTTTGGCGAGCAAATGGGTGCCGAGCGTCGACATCGCCAACAAGATCAACATAACGATGGCGGATCTCAGAGGATCGCAGACACGCCTGCTCCTCGCGTCCGATGCATCTGCCGTGGAGAAGACGGAGCATGCCATTGGCGAGGACACGGCCGCGCTTCGCGAGCGAATGTCGACCTATGAAGCCCTGGTTTCTGCGCCGGAGGAGCGAACGACGTACGAGGCGTTCAAGAAAAAGGTGGACGTCTACCTGAAGCTCAATGAACGTGTCGTTGCACACTTCAAAGCTGGGCAACGCGAAGAGGCTGGCAAGCTCGTGTTGGGGGATGTACGCAATGCCTATCTTGTGATGGAGGACCTTATCCAGCACCTCGTTCGGATAAACACCGCCGGAACTGAAAGGAGCCTCGACGACAGTTCCGGCGACTACGCGACCGCCCGCATCGCGGCCTTCGCGTTGCTCGGCATCGCCTGCGTGGTGGGCCTCGGCGCGATGGCCTTTGCGATCGTCGGCGTTTCCCGTCCGATCAATCGGACCACCGACGTCATGCGCATGCTCGCCGACGGCGATCTCTCGGTTGAAATCCCCTTCACCGACAGGACGAACGAAATCGGCGAGATGGCCCGCGCCGTCGAGGTGTTCAAGCAGAACGGCATCAAGGTGCGCGAACTGGACGCGGCGGGCACGGCCAAGCGCCTGAAGGTGACCGAAATGCAGGAGAGCTTAGACGCAGTCATCGCAGCGGCGGCAATGGGTGATTTCTCGCGTCGCGCGTCGGAAGACTTCGGCTATCCGGACCTCAACCGTATCATCGTTGGCCTCAACCGGCTCGTCGCTTCCGTCGATCGCGGCGTTGCCGAAACGCGGCGGGTGGTCTCGGCGCTGGCCGAGGGCGATCTAACGGAAAGCATGCGCGGCGAATTCCAGGGCGCCTTTGGTGAACTCAAGGGCAGCGTCAATACGACGATGGCCAACCTGCGTTCGGTACTCGGCGAGGTCCGTTCTGCCATCGACACGATCAATGGCGGCGCCGGCGAGATGCGCACCGCCTCCGGCGATCTGTCGAAGCGCACCGAGCAGCAGGCAGCCTCGCTGGAGGAGACCTCCTCGGCGCTGGAGGAAATCACCGTCGCGGTCAAGAGCTCGACCGAACTGGCGACAGAGGCCAGCCACATGGTCGACGAAGCGCGCCGCTCGACCGAGCAGTCGAGTGCCGTGGTGAAAGATGCGGTCTCGGCGATGGGGCGGATAGAGCAGGCTTCCGGCGAAATCGGCCGGATCATCAACGTCATTGACGAGATCGCCTTCCAGACCAACCTTTTGGCGCTGAATGCCGGCGTCGAGGCGGCGCGTGCCGGTGATGCCGGCAAAGGTTTTGCCGTCGTCGCCCAGGAAGTCCGTGAACTTGCCCAGCGCTCGGCAGGCGCTGCTAAGGACATCAAGGCGCTGGTCTCCCGCTCAAGCGGCGAGGTTCAGTCGGGCGTCAAGCTGGTAATGGCGACAGGCGAAGCCCTCACCCTAATCCAGAGCCATGTCATCAAGATCAACGAGCACGTCCATTCGATCGCCACTGCTGCCAAGGAACAATCGACCGGCCTTTCCGAGGTCAGCACCGCTGTCAATCAGATGGATCAGGTGACGCAGCAGAATGCGGCGATGGTCGAGGAATCCACCGCCGCCACCAATCGGCTGGCCGAAGAGGCCTCCGGCCTCGCCCGGCTGATCGCCCGCTTCAAGCTCGACGGGTCGGCATCCGCCCCGCGCACCGTCGTCGCCGACAGCAGGCCGGTCCCCTCCCCCGCTCGCGCGCTTGGCCGCAAACTCGCAGGCGCCTTTGGCGGGAAGGGAGCGACCGCGGCTGCCATAGATAGCTGGGAGGAATTCTGA
- a CDS encoding IS30 family transposase codes for MKRTYSHIDLDERRKIARWRTAGLSVEVIAEKLGRHRSTIFREIKRNTFADKVVPDLNGYYCVTAHEMACERRAKLRKLVRFSTVRQSVIDRIIHGWSPQQIAGRMRLERHPISVSHETIYKFAYSSDGHAIKLWRHLPEHRARRRPRHARRKYGQRFSPELNILRRPDVVADRKQFGHWECDLIQFRKKFGKANMTSLVERVSRFAIFLRNNDRQSRPVMNGLVQALQALPHLARRSITFDRGTEFTDWPYLQASIGTQTWFCDPQSPWQKGTVENTNRRARKWLSREVDPLSVTDADLIAICNQLNATPRKCLGYRTPAEVFRKKLLAQLRHAG; via the coding sequence ATGAAACGCACCTACTCCCATATTGATCTCGATGAGCGTCGTAAGATTGCCCGCTGGCGAACGGCTGGGCTGAGTGTCGAGGTCATCGCCGAGAAACTTGGTCGACATCGCTCGACGATCTTTCGTGAGATCAAGCGCAACACGTTCGCCGACAAGGTCGTCCCCGATCTCAATGGCTACTACTGCGTGACGGCGCACGAAATGGCTTGCGAACGGCGGGCCAAGCTCCGGAAGCTGGTGCGCTTCTCGACTGTGAGGCAGTCCGTTATCGACCGGATCATCCATGGTTGGTCGCCGCAGCAAATCGCTGGCCGGATGCGCTTGGAACGGCACCCGATCTCAGTCAGTCACGAAACGATCTACAAGTTCGCATACTCGTCCGACGGACATGCAATCAAGCTGTGGCGTCATCTGCCTGAGCATCGGGCTCGACGGCGACCGCGACATGCAAGACGCAAGTATGGCCAAAGGTTTAGCCCTGAACTGAACATTCTACGCCGTCCGGATGTCGTTGCCGATCGCAAGCAGTTTGGGCATTGGGAATGCGATCTGATCCAGTTTCGCAAGAAGTTCGGCAAGGCCAATATGACGTCCCTCGTGGAGCGAGTCAGCCGCTTTGCCATCTTTCTGCGCAACAATGATCGGCAGTCCCGGCCGGTTATGAACGGACTTGTGCAAGCGCTACAAGCGCTGCCCCACCTCGCCCGCCGCTCAATCACATTCGATCGTGGCACTGAGTTCACCGACTGGCCCTATCTGCAAGCCAGCATCGGCACACAGACCTGGTTTTGTGACCCGCAGTCACCCTGGCAGAAAGGCACGGTTGAGAACACCAACAGGCGAGCGCGGAAATGGCTTTCGAGAGAGGTCGATCCCTTATCCGTGACTGATGCCGATCTGATCGCCATCTGCAATCAGCTCAATGCCACACCGCGCAAATGTCTCGGCTATCGAACGCCGGCAGAAGTCTTCCGCAAGAAACTGCTCGCACAGCTGAGGCATGCCGGATAG
- a CDS encoding methyl-accepting chemotaxis protein: MKRPSVKLSLIASAAGMVLLTGILSWVSISSLSTIDVNSDQIIEDWMPSVERSKEMDTAASDLRIAFNMHVLAATDEEELASEKTIEEEKSRFLGAVDNYAALIDDEDTEEKAELAKISNTAGALIEASDKMIAASRESRDEDAKRIISKEMAPRFAAIASSIDTIVGINKEGAAKSGATIQQLLENALNLVYVLCGIALLVAMSAVAFAVAGIANPISRITAAMRNLASGDTASAIPFGGRQDEIGAMAEAVEVFRQNALANARLEQEANQSRSVQEAERAEVQRRTEREAEELRFASENLAAGLKRLASGDLAFQIDETFAPDFEPLRQDFNQSIRQLGAALSSIAESIGTMDNGTREIASGAQDLAKRTEQQAAALEETAAALDQIVANVGSSTKLTEEARDVATQANHSAAKSAEVVSHAEEAMRRIEESSQQISNIIGVIEEIAFQTNLLALNAGVEAARAGDAGKGFAVVAQEVRELAQRSAQAAKEIKGLIQTSTTEVESGVKLVRDTGQALNVIGGFIGQINGHMNSIAVSAKEQSTGLAEINTAVNSMDQSTQQNAAMVEESTAAASSLAQEAAKLRDLIARFKLDGASGPRGVSANSKPVASPARALGQKLAGAFRGSTATAAAVDSWEEF; the protein is encoded by the coding sequence ATGAAACGACCAAGTGTAAAACTGTCCCTTATCGCCTCCGCCGCCGGGATGGTGCTCTTAACCGGTATTCTCTCCTGGGTATCGATCAGTTCGCTGTCGACGATCGACGTCAACAGTGACCAGATCATCGAGGACTGGATGCCGAGCGTCGAGCGCTCGAAGGAAATGGATACGGCTGCGTCCGACCTGCGCATCGCCTTCAACATGCATGTCCTGGCCGCAACGGATGAGGAGGAACTTGCGTCGGAAAAGACGATCGAGGAGGAAAAGTCCCGGTTCCTTGGGGCGGTTGACAACTACGCCGCGCTCATTGACGACGAAGATACAGAGGAAAAGGCGGAACTAGCGAAAATCAGCAACACGGCCGGTGCGCTGATCGAGGCCAGTGACAAGATGATCGCGGCTTCGAGAGAGAGCAGGGACGAGGACGCAAAGCGGATCATTTCCAAGGAAATGGCGCCGCGCTTCGCTGCAATCGCCAGTTCGATCGACACAATCGTCGGCATCAACAAGGAGGGTGCGGCCAAATCCGGCGCAACTATCCAGCAGCTTCTGGAGAATGCGCTCAATCTCGTCTACGTCCTCTGCGGTATCGCCCTTCTCGTCGCGATGAGCGCCGTCGCCTTCGCCGTTGCCGGGATCGCCAACCCGATCAGCCGCATCACCGCTGCCATGCGCAATCTTGCTTCCGGCGATACGGCAAGCGCCATTCCCTTCGGCGGTCGTCAGGACGAGATCGGTGCGATGGCCGAGGCCGTCGAGGTGTTCCGTCAGAATGCGCTTGCCAATGCCCGTCTCGAACAGGAAGCCAACCAATCCCGCAGCGTTCAGGAAGCGGAGCGCGCCGAGGTGCAGCGCCGCACCGAGCGTGAAGCCGAAGAGTTGCGCTTCGCCTCCGAGAATCTAGCTGCCGGCCTGAAGCGGCTCGCGAGCGGCGACCTCGCCTTCCAGATCGACGAGACCTTTGCGCCGGATTTCGAGCCGCTGCGCCAGGACTTCAACCAGTCGATCCGTCAGCTTGGCGCCGCATTGTCCTCCATCGCCGAAAGCATCGGCACGATGGACAACGGCACCCGCGAGATCGCCTCCGGCGCCCAGGACCTCGCCAAGCGTACGGAACAGCAGGCTGCCGCGCTGGAGGAAACTGCCGCTGCTCTCGACCAGATCGTTGCGAATGTCGGCTCGTCGACGAAGCTGACGGAAGAGGCGCGCGACGTTGCGACCCAAGCGAACCATAGCGCCGCCAAGTCCGCCGAAGTGGTGTCGCATGCCGAGGAGGCGATGCGCCGCATCGAGGAAAGCTCGCAGCAGATCTCCAACATCATCGGCGTCATCGAGGAGATCGCCTTCCAGACCAACCTCCTGGCGCTCAATGCCGGCGTCGAGGCGGCCCGCGCGGGTGACGCCGGCAAGGGCTTCGCGGTCGTCGCCCAGGAGGTGCGGGAACTCGCCCAGCGCTCGGCGCAGGCCGCCAAGGAGATCAAGGGGCTGATCCAGACCTCGACGACCGAGGTGGAAAGCGGCGTCAAGCTGGTGCGCGATACCGGCCAAGCGCTGAATGTGATCGGCGGCTTCATCGGCCAGATCAATGGCCACATGAACTCGATCGCTGTCTCGGCCAAGGAGCAATCCACCGGGCTTGCCGAAATCAACACGGCGGTCAACTCGATGGACCAGAGCACGCAGCAGAATGCGGCGATGGTGGAAGAATCGACCGCTGCGGCTTCGAGCCTGGCGCAGGAAGCGGCCAAGCTTCGCGATCTCATTGCCCGCTTCAAGCTCGATGGTGCTTCAGGCCCACGCGGCGTCAGCGCCAACAGCAAGCCGGTCGCTTCTCCCGCACGCGCGCTCGGGCAGAAGCTGGCTGGCGCCTTCCGTGGAAGCACCGCGACAGCAGCAGCCGTTGATTCGTGGGAGGAGTTCTGA
- a CDS encoding chemotaxis protein CheW: protein MAATTSASSQQTTLEIIAFHLGNQQFCIKTTSIREIRGWAAATPLPHAPPHVLGVMNLRGSVIPVIDLAAKLAVPNAVDTSRSAIVVVEVGQGVLGLVVDQVSDILSIGTDRIQPVPDFAASFDPAFSYGIIPHEHSMVCFLNLDHMFASLDETANAA from the coding sequence ATGGCGGCGACGACATCGGCCTCCAGCCAGCAAACGACGTTGGAAATCATCGCCTTCCATCTTGGCAACCAACAGTTCTGCATCAAGACGACCTCGATCCGGGAAATCCGGGGATGGGCAGCGGCCACGCCGCTGCCCCACGCACCGCCTCATGTCCTCGGCGTCATGAACCTGCGCGGCTCCGTCATTCCGGTGATCGACCTTGCAGCCAAACTCGCCGTACCGAATGCCGTCGATACCAGCCGTAGCGCCATCGTCGTTGTTGAGGTGGGGCAAGGTGTTCTCGGCCTGGTGGTCGATCAGGTCTCGGATATCCTGTCTATCGGCACCGACCGCATCCAGCCGGTGCCCGATTTCGCCGCGAGCTTCGACCCCGCGTTCTCATACGGGATCATCCCCCACGAACACAGCATGGTCTGCTTCCTCAACCTCGATCACATGTTTGCCAGCCTCGATGAAACGGCGAATGCCGCCTAA